The segment TCACTCGGAGCATCAATTGCGGCACGCCGTGCTGCAGCTGTCCATGTATTATTCAATGTGCTGGGAACCATTATTTTCATGATTCTGCTGACGCCCTTTACGGCTTATGTGGCATGGATCGCGCAAGCGCTTAGCCTGGAACCGAAAATGCAGATTGCATTTGCCCACGGAACTTTTAACGTTGTGAATACCATCATTCAATTCCCATTGATCGGGGCTTGGGCTTACCTCGTTACTAAAGCGATTCCGGGCCAGGACGTGACAATCGAATTTAAGCCGAAGCATTTGGATGTTCATTTTATCGAACAATCTCCTTCGATTGCGCTTGGCCAGGCTAAAGAGGAAGTATTGCGGATGGGAGCATTTTCTGTCCAAGGGCTCCAGGAAACTTACGAATACTTAAAAACAAAGAACAAAAAGAATGCGGAAACAGGATATCAGATAGAAGATGCCATTAATAACCTGGACCAGAAAATTACAGATTACCTGGTGTTGATTTCAGCAGAACCTTTATCAGCAATCGATTCTACACGCCATACGATGCTCATGGAAACGGTCCGCGATATTGAACGGATCGGTGATCATTTTGAGAATATTATCGAGTTGGTTGATTACCAGGAAAATAATCGAGTGAAAATCACTGAAGATGCGATGGACGATTTAGCTGAGATGTTCACGTTAACGATTGCTACGGTGCAAAAAGCAATTGATGCTCTGGACAACAATAGCCATGAACTGGCTAAAGAAGTAGCGGCACAAGAAGATTTGATCGACAAAATGGAACGCAAATTCCGCAAAAAGCACATTATGCGTTTGAATGAAGGCCTTTGTTCAGCACAGGCAGGAATTGTCTATGTTGATATGATCAGTAACTTGGAACGCATCGGGGACCATTCAGTGAATATTGCTGAAGCGATCCTCGGCAACCGTTCATAACGAAGTCTTTCCATAGTAGCAGATAAAAATTCATCTCCCGTTTACCGTTTTCTAGCGGGATAAACACCTCTCCGTTTCATCGTGCTTTACATTTTTTAAAATGTAAGGCACGATGAAAGGGAGTTTTTATTTAGGAGGCTGAAAGATGGAAGTAATCGGCTGGATTGTCATTATCCTGTTTTTTGTCATCGGCTTTATCGGGCTTGTGTATCCGATCATACCGGCGGTGCTGTTTATATTTGGC is part of the Planococcus shenhongbingii genome and harbors:
- a CDS encoding Na/Pi cotransporter family protein, whose product is METNWQEMLFTFFGGLGIFLFSIKYMGDALQKAAGDKLRGILDRFTTNPFMGVLVGIAVTVLIQSSSGTTVIVVGLVSAGFMTLRQAIGVIMGANIGTTITAFIIGLDVGAYALPIMAVGAFLIFFFKKNQIQNFGQVVFGFGGLFFGLELMSDGMKPLRESATFIDLTVSLSDMPILGVVVGTVFTLIVQSSSATVAILQGLYAENILSLGASLPVLFGDNIGTTITAVLASLGASIAARRAAAVHVLFNVLGTIIFMILLTPFTAYVAWIAQALSLEPKMQIAFAHGTFNVVNTIIQFPLIGAWAYLVTKAIPGQDVTIEFKPKHLDVHFIEQSPSIALGQAKEEVLRMGAFSVQGLQETYEYLKTKNKKNAETGYQIEDAINNLDQKITDYLVLISAEPLSAIDSTRHTMLMETVRDIERIGDHFENIIELVDYQENNRVKITEDAMDDLAEMFTLTIATVQKAIDALDNNSHELAKEVAAQEDLIDKMERKFRKKHIMRLNEGLCSAQAGIVYVDMISNLERIGDHSVNIAEAILGNRS